A genomic window from Enoplosus armatus isolate fEnoArm2 chromosome 20, fEnoArm2.hap1, whole genome shotgun sequence includes:
- the LOC139303122 gene encoding serine/threonine-protein kinase BRSK2-like: MSKELSLSQSAQYVGPYRLEKTLGKGQTGLVKLGVHCITGQKVAIKIVNREKLSESVLMKVEREIAILKLIEHPHVLKLHDVYENNKYLYLVLEHVSGGELFDYLVKKGRLTPKEARKFFRQIISALDFCHSHSICHRDLKPENLLLDEKNNIRIADFGMASLQVGDSLLETSCGSPHYACPEVIRGEKYDGRRADVWSCGVILFALLVGALPFDHDNLRQLLEKVKSGVFHMPHFIPPDCQSLLKGMIEVNPEKRLTLEAIQKHAWYLGGRNEPCPEQPPPRRVCVRRILSLTELDPDVLDSMHSLGCFRDRGKLTRDLQCEEENQEKMIYYLLLDRKERYPSYEDEDLPPRNDVADPPRKRVDSPMLTRHGRCRPERKSLEVLSVTEQGSPTPPRRALDTAAHSQRSRSVSGASTGLSSSPLSSPRSYQSPVFTFSQSDVTSATATPLTKEPKQGSVTTPRSARAHDKPKAPPNPKTQTLPTKGPADRPHLQPIKSLPLHNPSSRSPSPSPLLSPIPRFFFPSSSVLKSVTKSFYPNSAHSVPQVTPQGSPLPTPLGTPVHHPHHPSSTPPSSSSSSSSSRAEGGGGVGSLSLTPPSSPGGGSGMAASSSAHWRTRLNSFKNNLLGSPRFHRRKLQVPTSEDMSSLTPESSPELAKKSWFGNFIGLEKEEQIFVVIRDKPLSSVKADIVHAFLSIPSLSHSVLSQTSFRAEYKSSGGPSVFQKPVKFQVDIAFSEGERERDRERTEREGRRETGIYSVTFTLISGPSRRFRRVVETIQAQLLSSHDQPMVQALSVTFLSSSPDPFPDEKNGRPHGTPTRQNSRRSEGGGDRCEWGDRADGGGIGGSGGVLQRRGSAKERTRLLSSNGTQSQP, translated from the exons ATGAGTAAGGAACTGTCTCTAAGTCAGTCAGCTCAATATGTTGGGCCCTACCGACTGGAAAAAACACTGGGGAAGGGACAGACAG gaCTGGTCAAGCTCGGCGTCCATTGTATTACGGGTCAGAAGGTAGCCATCAAAATAGTCAACAGAGAGAAGCTGTCTGAGTCAGTCCTGATGAAG GTTGAGAGGGAGATTGCCATTCTGAAACTGATTGAGCATCCGCATGTGTTGAAGCTGCATGATGTTTACGAGAATAATAAATATCT GTACCTGGTGTTGGAGCatgtgtcagggggagagttgTTTGACTACCTGGTGAAGAAGGGCCGGCTGACTCCGAAAGAGGCCAGGAAGTTCTTCAGGCAGATCATCTCTGCTTTGGATTTCTGCCACAGTCATTCCATCTG tcacagaGACCTGAAGCCTGAGAACTTGCTCCTGGATGAAAAGAACAACATCCGCATTGCTGACTTTGGCATGGCCTCCCTACAGGTGGGAGACAGTCTGTTAGAGACCAGCTGTGG ATCACCACATTACGCGTGTCCTGAAGTCATACGG GGGGAGAAATATGATGGGCGGAGAGCAGATGTGTGGAGCTGTGGGGTCATCCTTTTTGCTCTACTGGTG gGGGCCCTACCTTTTGACCATGACAATTTACGGCAGCTCCTGGAGAAGGTGAAGAGCGGGGTGTTCCACATGCCCCACTTCATTCCCCCGGACTGCCAGTCCCTGCTCAAGGGCATGATTGAGGTCAACCCTGAGAAGAGGCTCACG CTAGAGGCCATCCAGAAACACGCCTGGTATCT GGGTGGTCGTAATGAGCCGTGTCCTGAGCAGCCTCCTCCcaggcgagtgtgtgtgaggcgaATCTTGTCCCTGACTGAGCTGGACCCAGATGTGTTGGACAGCATGCACTCGCTGGGTTGTTTCCGAGACCGAGGCAAGCTCACACGTGATTTGCAATGTGAAGA AGAAAACCAGGAGAAGATGATCTATTACCTACTGCTGGACAGGAAAGAGCGCTACCCCAGCTATGAGGATGAGGACTTGCCTCCACGCAATGACGTAG CAGACCCTCCTCGAAAGCGCGTCGACTCTCCTATGCTGACGCGCCACGGCCGCTGCCGCCCTGAGAGGAAAAGCCTGGAGGTGCTGAGTGTTACTGAACAGGGGTCTCCTACCCCACCTCGCAGGGCCCTGgacacagctgcacacagccagag GTCTCGCTCCGTCAGTGGAGCATCAACTGGTCTGTCCTCCAGCCCTCTCAGCAGTCCCCGG TCCTATCAGAGCCCCGTCTTcactttcagccaatcagacgtCACCTCTGCCACCGCTACCCCCCTCACAAAGGAGCCCAAGCAGGGAAGCGTCACCACTCCTCGCTCAGCACGGGCTCACGACAAGCCCAAAGCTCCCCCAAACCCAAAGACCCAGACCCTGCCCACCAAGGGACCTGCCGACCGACCCCATCTGCAGCCCATCAAATCCCTGCCTCTGCACAACCCATCCTCCCGCTCACCCTCCCCTTCTCCGCTCCTGTCACCCATCCCCCGTTTCTTCTTCCCCTCGTCCTCTGTCCTAAAGTCAGTGACTAAGAGCTTCTACCCAAACTCTGCCCACTCTGTGCCGCAGGTCACTCCCCAGGGCTCTCCGTTGCCCACACCCTTGGGTACCCCTGTCCACCACCCTcaccacccctcctccaccccgccctcctcttcctcatcctcgtCCTCGTCGCGGgcggagggagggggaggggtggggtcGCTGTCTCTGACCCCGCCCTCCAGCCCAGGAGGGGGAAGCGGCATGGCGGCTAGCAGCTCTGCCCACTGGAGGACTCGCCTCAATTCTTTCAAGAACAACCTTTTGGGCTCACCCCGTTTCCATCGCCGTAAACTGCAGG TTCCCACATCAGAAGACATGTCCAGTCTAACACCAGAATCCAGCCCTGA GCTGGCTAAGAAGTCGTGGTTTGGGAACTTCATCGGCttggagaaagaggagcagatATTTGTGGTGATCAGAGACAAACCTCTGAGCTCTGTCAAAGCCGACATTGTCCACGCTTTCCTGTCT ATCCCGTCGCTCAGTCACAGCGTCCTCTCCCAGACCAGCTTTCGGGCCGAGTACAAGTCCTCCGGCGGCCCCTCCGTCTTCCAGAAGCCCGTCAAGTTCCAGGTGGACATTGCTTTCTCCGAGGGCGAGAGAGAGCGGGACAGGGAGAGGACCgagagggagggcaggagggagaCAGGAATCTACAGCGTGACGTTCACCCTCATATCAG GTCCGAGTCGCAGGTTCAGACGAGTGGTGGAAACGATTCAAGCTCAGCTTCTCAGCTCCCATGATCAACCCATGGTGCAAGCCCTATCTG TGACTTTCCTGTCCTCGTCTCCTGATCCCTTCCCAGATGAGAAGAATGGCCGGCCCCACGGGACCCCCACCCGCCAAAACTCGAGGCGCTCCGAGGGTGGGGGCGACAGGTGCGAGTGGGGCGACCGAGCAGATGGCGGAGGCATAGGAGGCAGCGGGGGAGTTCTGCAGCGCAGAGGCTCGGCAAAAGAGAGAACCCGACTGCTGTCCTCCAATGGAACCCAATCCCAACCGTAG